One Sphingomonas endolithica DNA segment encodes these proteins:
- a CDS encoding GcrA family cell cycle regulator, with product MSWTDERIDTLRKMWEGGSTASQIAEELGGVSRNAVIGKAHRLGLQSRPSPVKPNEPAVEKVAAPEPVAPVEVAAAPVREPVAPRPVEQVAAPTPAPVADIDDEDEDEDEIDEVVAAAPAAPAQPVMRSVGPGGFLRQAPGEQQAPITPAPPRRLVPAKPSAEMADKTSLLDLNDKVCKWPLGHPGEPDFHFCGDKVNPGFPYCVAHCGHAYQAQLPRRDRRPPPPLPFGGARAR from the coding sequence ATGAGCTGGACCGACGAGCGTATCGATACGCTGAGGAAGATGTGGGAAGGCGGCAGCACCGCCAGCCAGATCGCCGAGGAACTGGGCGGCGTCAGCCGTAATGCCGTGATCGGCAAGGCGCACCGTCTGGGGCTGCAGTCGCGCCCGTCGCCGGTCAAGCCGAACGAACCCGCAGTCGAGAAGGTCGCAGCGCCCGAGCCCGTCGCACCGGTCGAGGTTGCGGCCGCCCCCGTCCGCGAGCCTGTCGCACCACGCCCTGTCGAGCAGGTCGCGGCGCCCACGCCGGCGCCGGTCGCCGATATCGACGACGAGGATGAAGACGAAGACGAGATCGACGAGGTCGTGGCGGCAGCACCTGCCGCCCCCGCACAGCCGGTCATGCGCTCGGTCGGCCCCGGCGGCTTCCTGCGTCAGGCGCCCGGCGAGCAGCAGGCACCGATCACCCCTGCCCCGCCGCGGCGCCTGGTCCCGGCCAAGCCCTCGGCCGAGATGGCCGACAAGACCAGCCTGCTCGATCTCAACGACAAGGTTTGCAAATGGCCGCTCGGCCATCCCGGCGAGCCCGACTTTCACTTCTGCGGCGACAAGGTGAACCCTGGCTTCCCCTATTGCGTGGCGCATTGCGGCCACGCCTATCAGGCACAGCTGCCACGCCGCGACCGCCGCCCGCCGCCACCCCTGCCCTTCGGCGGCGCCCGCGCCCGCTAA